In Primulina huaijiensis isolate GDHJ02 chromosome 6, ASM1229523v2, whole genome shotgun sequence, a single window of DNA contains:
- the LOC140979620 gene encoding disease resistance response protein 206-like, whose protein sequence is MAPYSVILICITLSLLAGSSATQDPYRRHVHRPCKKMVVYHHEILYNGSNAQNATATIVGEPDGANKTSLAGPIRFGDLIAFDDPLTDDNNLRSPPVGRAQGFYVYSNTKQPASWHAFSMVFNSTKYKGILTFAGLNMILTPTRHISVIGGTDDFFMHRGIASFTTDAVEAEVYFRLRIEIKLYECWKLLNP, encoded by the coding sequence ATGGCACCATACTCTGTCATACTCATATGCATAACCCTCAGCCTCCTAGCAGGTAGCTCAGCCACCCAAGACCCCTATCGGCGCCATGTGCACCGCCCATGCAAAAAAATGGTTGTATACCATCACGAAATCCTTTACAATGGCAGCAATGCCCAAAACGCAACTGCAACCATTGTAGGCGAACCTGACGGGGCAAACAAGACTAGTCTTGCTGGACCAATCCGTTTCGGAGACTTGATTGCGTTCGACGATCCTCTGACAGATGACAACAACCTCCGGTCTCCACCAGTTGGCCGAGCACAAGGGTTTTACGTgtatagcaatacaaaacaacCAGCATCATGGCATGCATTCTCCATGGTTTTTAACTCCACAAAATATAAGGGGATTCTTACCTTTGCTGGATTGAATATGATACTAACCCCAACCAGGCACATTTCGGTAATTGGTGGGACTGACGACTTTTTCATGCACAGAGGAATAGCAAGTTTTACTACTGATGCTGTTGAAGCAGAGGTGTATTTCAGGCTTCGTATCGAAATAAAGCTGTACGAGTGCTGGAAGCTCTTGAATCCATAG
- the LOC140979926 gene encoding GTP-binding nuclear protein Ran-3-like, with translation MALPNQQTVDYPSFKLVIVGDGGTGKTTFVKRHLTGEFEKKYEPTIGVEVHPLDFHTNCGKIRFYCWDTAGQEKFGGLRDGYYIHGQCAIIMFDVTARLTYKNVPTWHRDLCRVCENIPIVLCGNKVDVKNRQVKAKQVTFHRKKNLQYYEISAKSNYNFEKPFLYLARKLAGDVSLHFVESPALAPPEVIIDIAVQQLHEAELAQAASQPLPDDDDESFD, from the exons ATG GCTTTACCGAACCAACAAACTGTGGATTACCCGAGCTTCAAGCTCGTAATTGTCGGCGATGGTGGCACTG GGAAAACCACCTTCGTGAAGAGGCATTTAACTGGAGAATTTGAGAAGAAATATGAGC CTACCATTGGTGTGGAAGTTCATCCACTAGATTTTCATACTAACTGCGGGAAAATCAGATTTTACTGCTGGGACACAGCCGGACAGGAGAAATTTGGTGGCCTGAGGGATGGATACTA TATCCATGGACAGTGTGCCATCATTATGTTTGATGTAACAGCTCGACTTACATACAAAAATGTCCCAACATGGCACCGTGATCTTTGTCG GGTTTGTGAGAATATTCCAATAGTGCTATGCGGAAACAAGGTTGATGTTAAGAACAGGCAGGTCAAGGCAAAGCAGGTTACCTTCCACAGGAAAAAGAATCTGCAGTATTATGAAATATCAGCGAAgagtaattataattttgagaaGCCCTTCCTGTATCTCGCCAGAAAACTTGCAGG CGACGTTAGTTTGCATTTTGTCGAGTCTCCTGCTCTTGCTCCGCCAGAAGTTATCATTGATATTGCTGTACAGCAACT ACATGAAGCTGAGCTTGCTCAAGCTGCCAGTCAGCCGTTACCAGATGACGATGATGAGTCATTTGACTAG